TGTTCGCATGGCTTTGTCGCCGGAAGCCTGACGGCAAGTCCCTCGGCGGTCCGTTCCCAGACAACCGGATCCCTGCAACCCAGCAGCTTGACGTCACTGATCTCGCCGCGGTATAGCGATGAGTCCCTGGCCAGACAGCGTATGATGACTCTGTCACCCTCCGGCCAGGCCAGCACCGTAGCGTAGAGCACGTCGCCTTTGGTGGTGAAACGAATGTCCAGCCCGGTGAACGCACTTCGCTTGGTGTCGTTCATGGAACCTTCAATGATTTTCGTCGGACCTTCGCCGTAAACCTTCCACGGACGCGTGCCGTAAACTGCCTCGCCGTTGATCTCCAACCACCGGCCGATCTCAAGCAATATCTTCTCCTCGGCCTCGGGGATCGTGCCGTCGGGCTTCGGCCCGATGTTGAGCAGCAGGGCCCCGTTCTTGCTGACGATGTCGACCAGATCGTCGATCAGAGAGTCAACCGTCTTATAGTCCTGTCTGCTGACATATCCCCACGAGTTCCTGGAGATCGAGGTATCCGTTTGCCAGAAGAAAGGCCTGATCTCAGCCAGTTGGCCGCGTTCGACGTCAAGCACGGCCGCCTTGTCGGGAAAGGCTTTGAACTTGTAGTTGATCACAACGCCTTTTTGCCATTCGGCATCCTTGTTGTAGTAGTACGCCGCAAACTCCCGCAGATATGGTTCGAACTCCGGCTCCTGGATCCACCAGTCGAACCAGACCAGTTGCGGCTGATACTTGTCGACCAGCTCGCGCGTGCGAGCCAGCCAGTCGTCGAGGAAGGCCTTGTCCGGCCGGCTGGTCTTTTCGGGCTGGGCCGGGCCGTACAGGCCGGCGAACGTGGGGTCCTTCACGTCGGAATCGAATCTCATGCCGCCGTCAAAGAACCACCAGTGTTCGGCACGATGGCTGGACAGTCCGAAGACCATGCCCTCTTTCCTAACCGCCTCTGCCAGTTCACCAATAATGTCTCGTTTAGGCCCGATCTTGGCGGCACACCACGGCGACAGGCTACAGTCGTACATGGCAAAGCCGTCGTGATGCTCAGCCACAGGAACAACGTATTTGGCGCCGGCCTTTCGGAAGAGCTCGGCCCAGCGAGCCGGTTCGAACTTCTCCGCCTTGAACAAGGGGATAAAATCCTTGTAGCCGAACTGCGAGTGGGGGCCATATGTGGCCAGGTGGTGCTTGAACTCAGGCGAGTCCTGCAGGTACATGTTGCGGGGATACCACTCGTTGCCGAAAGCGGGCACGGAGTAGACGCCCCAGTGAATGAAAATGCCGAACTTGCCGTCCAGATACCACTGCGGAACCTGGTAGCGTTCGAGCGACTCCCAGGTGGGTTCAAATCGGGCGGCCGTTTGAGGGCTCGGCGCCGAACCAGCCGGCGTCTCACTCGCTGCAAGAGGCCCCAGGAAGACCGCAACCAGCGGAATCAGCACAGACATGATTCTGTCTCGCCTCCGAATGTAGGACTTCAACGCGCGCCCACACAGGTTCTGAAACAATGACAGCTTATCGATTCGGCGGCATTTGGCAAGGACTTGTCAACGGTTATGTTGCTTTTTTGTAGACGAACATGAAATGGGTCTTCACGATCGGGGCTTGCGGGTAGGAGGCGCTCAGCCGTGTCAGAACACCCTTTTTCTTATTCGCCTTGCAGGCGTCTTCGAGCCGCTCGGCCTTGAACACCCCGGAACGAGCACGGATCTCCAACATGCTTTCGTCGCCGACCACATGGGCCACCGGACCGTTCACCTTGACGTCGTGCCAGGTTACGAAAGCCTCTTCAACCTCCATGCCGTCGCCGTCGAAGCGCAACTCATCCGTGATGGTCACCCGGCCATCAGGATCGATCTTGAACGTGCGCTGAAAGCTCTTGAGTTGAGCGATGCCGTAGGCCTCGTGCATGTCGATTCTGGCGGTCCCATCCGAGCTCACTTCCAGCGTCCTGCGGTACTGCCCGCCGGGTTTCTGCTGCATCCCACCGATCCGCGGTACGCTGTGACCGTAAGACGAGGCAAAGACGTTTTCGTAGCGCCGGCGTCCGAAGTAGGCGGCATTGTAGAGGCCCGCGCCCGGGTCGCAGAGAAACGTCGTTTCGCCGATACGGAGCACAAAACTGCCCACGTCGTTGTGGTTGTGCTGTTCGGCATTGTTGCCGGCCTTGGCGACGAGAATCACCGACCGGTCACCGGCCTTTCCCACGCATCGGGCGACGCCGGCTTTGGGTAACACCACGTTCTCGAAAAGGGGCTCCCGTCTTGGCTGATCGCCGTGCCAGATCAGATTGCACAACACCCAACCCAGGCGGCCTTCGTGTGCCTTATCGCTTGCCTGGGCGAGCAATGCGGGGCGTCCGGTTCTGTCCGCCAGCCTGGCCGCAATGAAGGGAAGCACACTGGCGTTCTCAGAGCTGTCCGAGAACGAGGCGAAAGCATGCCGTCCGATCGCAACGGCCGTGGGGTATCCCGCGATCCTTGCGATCTTCTCGCCTGCCAGAAGGTCGATCGCCCCGCCGGTGCGGGCCCGGAGCATCTCGGCGAAGATCACAAAGTGCGCCAGGCCATAGTTCCAGTATCCAATGCCCTCGGTGCTGGCCCCGTCTTCCTCAAAGGCCCGATCGACAAAGCGATTGAGCTGATCCACCACCAAGGCCAATCCGCGGGCCTGTCGCTCGGGATCCGGCTCCAAAATGAGAAGAACCTGTCCGATCGAGCCGGCACAGACACCCGTCCAGTTGTTAGCTCCGTTGTCCCACCAGAACTTCGCGCCGTGGTCAAGATATGGTTCGATCACACGCCTCTTCACCTCTTCCCGAAGCCGTGTTCGGATCTCATCCGGGAGTCTGGGACCGACCAGTAGCTCGGTAAACGCGAGGGTGGCGGCCGTCTCCGCGGCCATCAGGTCGATCTCGCCGACGGACTCGTGTGCGGGGATGACCCAGTTGGTCTCTTCGCAGATGTTCCACACGAGATCGTTGACAAAGTCTACCGAAGCAAGATCGCCCTGAAGCCACGCGGCCAGAACCGCCTTGGCCAACAACGCCCGCTTCTCGAAATAGGGCTTCTGGTAGGGCTCCCGGTCGCCGGATTTCCTGAATTCCCGATACTGCGTGTAGGTTGTAACGGGAATCTCCGCCGAACCGGACTTGGCCGCCTCCAGAATCGCTTCGGCGATCGATGTCCTGCCGAGATCAAGAGGACAAGCCTTCGACAACCCAGGGAGAACCTCGGCGGCATCGGCCGGCACACGGCCAAGGAGGCCGCTCATTGTTTCCACGGCCTGAGTCGTTGGCACATTCTGGCCGAGTGACCAGGAAGGCACGAAAAGGATCCAGGTGCTGATCGCAGCTATCGACATGGTGCAGGTCTTCTTCATGAATTCCGGCATCCTCTCCGTCCGTCGCCCCCCCATTTCTCAATCTCCGACTCTGAATTCCTCGGCATTGCGTCACGCAACGCTGACGCCTGTGGCCGTGCGATGTCATCGATGGTCGCGTGCATAATCAGGCAGCGAGGCGGGCCGTAAGAGTCCTTTCCGTTATGAGCGCTGTTCACTGCGGTATAGAACAGGTGATACCGGCCGCCGCGCCGCACGAGGCCGCTTGGGGCATAGATGCCATAGCTGTCCGGCTGAGTCTGGTCGCCACGGGGAATCCAGGCCTTGCGAGCCGGGCGATCCCAGCGCACGCCGTCCTCGGAATAGCACCACTCAAGGTCCATGGTCTGGGCTTGACAACGGTAGTGTCCGAGCATTCCGATTCGTCCCTTGGGCGTGTGGGTCACGCTGAGATAATAAAACTGCTGATCCGGCGGGTCTTTGGCATCGCGGTCGATCACCCGCCGCCGCTTCTCGAAATGAAGACCGTCGTCGGACACATACCGATCGACCAAGCGGATAAGCCCTGGAGCATTGTCGTGCGGCATGTAGGCCGGGTCATCCTTGGGAACCTGGATCAGGGCGACGGAGTACATTTCGAAGGTGCCGTCAGGCAATTGGTAGATGTTGGTCGCATCGTTGGAGAGCAGATGCGAGGGGGCCAACGGCTCGTCGGCTGGTCGGTCCCTGCTCGGCTCCTTGTGCAGCATCACGCCGTCAGGCGAGGCCACGCCCCAGGCGGCCCGGTCGTGGAAGTGGTAAAGCACCGGCCGAAGCGGATCGATGACGCGGTAGCGATGCCCGTCTTCACTGTCGGCCGCGAGATAGCGGAGAATACCCGGCCCGTGGGCCCAGAAGTAGATCCGATGTTTGCCGTTCTTGAGCGGGATGTGAACCACCTGCACGGGGCGCCACTTCTCCGGCAGCGGTCCCAGCGTGAACGCTCCATCGCCGGGCTCGCCGGTTGAACACTGCACCGGGTATTTCTTCATCTCCTGTCCCGGCACACCCTCGGCGTAGGCAATGGTGTATTTCACAGTCTCATGCGTGCCCACCGCCGAGTACCAGATTCGCCATCGGTCCCCATCGAGCGGTTCGGAGGGCGAGGTGAAGCTTTGAATGCCATTCTGCTCCCACGGTTCGGTGGCATCCAGCACGATGCCGTGTTTGTGCCACCCGTTCAGATTCGCGGGAGCGGAGGCAACCGGCTCGGCAGTCCGTGCCTGGCGCACGCCAGTCGCGGCCAACGTGCCTGCAAGGGCGCCCAGACCCCGTTTGAGTATCGTCCTGCGGTCGATATCGCGGGCCATGATCAACCTCCTCGCCTGGTGAGTTATTTGTGCCGGCCACAGCATCAGCTTTGCACAGATACGTCGGAAGATCAAGCAA
The genomic region above belongs to Phycisphaerae bacterium and contains:
- a CDS encoding alpha-L-fucosidase, with translation MSVLIPLVAVFLGPLAASETPAGSAPSPQTAARFEPTWESLERYQVPQWYLDGKFGIFIHWGVYSVPAFGNEWYPRNMYLQDSPEFKHHLATYGPHSQFGYKDFIPLFKAEKFEPARWAELFRKAGAKYVVPVAEHHDGFAMYDCSLSPWCAAKIGPKRDIIGELAEAVRKEGMVFGLSSHRAEHWWFFDGGMRFDSDVKDPTFAGLYGPAQPEKTSRPDKAFLDDWLARTRELVDKYQPQLVWFDWWIQEPEFEPYLREFAAYYYNKDAEWQKGVVINYKFKAFPDKAAVLDVERGQLAEIRPFFWQTDTSISRNSWGYVSRQDYKTVDSLIDDLVDIVSKNGALLLNIGPKPDGTIPEAEEKILLEIGRWLEINGEAVYGTRPWKVYGEGPTKIIEGSMNDTKRSAFTGLDIRFTTKGDVLYATVLAWPEGDRVIIRCLARDSSLYRGEISDVKLLGCRDPVVWERTAEGLAVRLPATKPCEHAFVLRISPAERAAQRPAK
- a CDS encoding heparinase II/III family protein; protein product: MKKTCTMSIAAISTWILFVPSWSLGQNVPTTQAVETMSGLLGRVPADAAEVLPGLSKACPLDLGRTSIAEAILEAAKSGSAEIPVTTYTQYREFRKSGDREPYQKPYFEKRALLAKAVLAAWLQGDLASVDFVNDLVWNICEETNWVIPAHESVGEIDLMAAETAATLAFTELLVGPRLPDEIRTRLREEVKRRVIEPYLDHGAKFWWDNGANNWTGVCAGSIGQVLLILEPDPERQARGLALVVDQLNRFVDRAFEEDGASTEGIGYWNYGLAHFVIFAEMLRARTGGAIDLLAGEKIARIAGYPTAVAIGRHAFASFSDSSENASVLPFIAARLADRTGRPALLAQASDKAHEGRLGWVLCNLIWHGDQPRREPLFENVVLPKAGVARCVGKAGDRSVILVAKAGNNAEQHNHNDVGSFVLRIGETTFLCDPGAGLYNAAYFGRRRYENVFASSYGHSVPRIGGMQQKPGGQYRRTLEVSSDGTARIDMHEAYGIAQLKSFQRTFKIDPDGRVTITDELRFDGDGMEVEEAFVTWHDVKVNGPVAHVVGDESMLEIRARSGVFKAERLEDACKANKKKGVLTRLSASYPQAPIVKTHFMFVYKKAT